A genomic region of Methanomassiliicoccus sp. contains the following coding sequences:
- a CDS encoding DNA-directed RNA polymerase subunit N, whose translation MIIPVRCFTCGKVIGGVYQTYLKRVQLGEDPQQVLDDLGLQRYCCRRMIVAHADLVDEVIPLG comes from the coding sequence ATGATCATCCCAGTAAGATGCTTCACGTGCGGCAAGGTCATCGGGGGCGTTTATCAGACGTACCTCAAGCGGGTGCAACTGGGCGAGGACCCCCAACAGGTCCTGGACGACCTCGGACTGCAGCGCTACTGCTGCCGCCGCATGATCGTAGCGCACGCGGACCTCGTCGACGAGGTCATCCCGCTGGGCTGA
- a CDS encoding 30S ribosomal protein S9, with protein sequence MAEVANTSGKRKEAVARCVVSEGSGRVRINNVPIEILAPEIVRLKIMEPMVLAGDKASKVDVSVNVQGGGFMGQAEASRTAIAKGLVDFLKDEELERLFKDYDRSLLISDPRRKLPKKPLGRGARKKRQKSYR encoded by the coding sequence ATGGCAGAAGTTGCAAATACCAGCGGCAAGAGGAAGGAGGCTGTGGCCCGGTGCGTCGTCAGCGAGGGCAGCGGCAGGGTCAGGATCAACAACGTCCCGATCGAGATCTTAGCTCCTGAGATCGTTCGCCTCAAGATCATGGAGCCGATGGTCCTAGCCGGAGACAAGGCCTCCAAGGTCGACGTCTCGGTGAACGTCCAGGGAGGTGGCTTCATGGGCCAGGCGGAAGCGTCGCGCACGGCGATCGCCAAGGGCCTGGTGGACTTCCTCAAGGATGAGGAACTAGAAAGGCTCTTCAAGGACTACGACCGTTCCCTGCTCATCAGCGATCCCCGCAGGAAGCTTCCCAAGAAGCCTCTGGGTCGCGGCGCGAGGAAGAAGAGGCAGAAGTCCTACAGGTGA
- a CDS encoding 50S ribosomal protein L13 produces MVAVINAEGHILGRLSTNVAKRLLNGEEIIVVNAEKAVITGNRAVVFENYTAKYKRGKQINGPFFPKRADLILKRTVRGMIPYKTSRGRDVYRNLKVFVGVPKDMATAKMERIETATNLWTDKYVTLGEVAEHLGSRLR; encoded by the coding sequence ATGGTAGCTGTCATCAATGCAGAAGGGCACATCCTGGGACGCCTCAGCACCAACGTGGCCAAGCGCCTGCTGAATGGCGAGGAGATCATCGTGGTGAACGCCGAGAAGGCCGTCATCACCGGTAACAGGGCCGTGGTGTTCGAGAACTACACTGCCAAGTACAAGCGAGGCAAGCAGATCAACGGTCCGTTCTTCCCTAAGAGGGCCGACCTGATCCTGAAGAGGACAGTAAGGGGAATGATCCCCTACAAGACCTCCCGCGGCAGGGATGTGTACAGGAACCTGAAGGTGTTCGTGGGCGTGCCCAAGGACATGGCGACCGCGAAGATGGAGAGGATCGAGACCGCGACCAACCTGTGGACGGACAAGTATGTCACCCTGGGAGAGGTAGCAGAGCACCTCGGATCGAGGTTGAGGTGA
- a CDS encoding 50S ribosomal protein L18e, which produces MKHIRKTDPNLVALINDLKRESRERETAIWRDIAQRLEKPSRSWAEVNLSKLERYANEGDVIVVAGKVLGAGSLKKKVTVAAFRFSESAAKAIDEAGGKRMSITELVADNPTGNGVRIMG; this is translated from the coding sequence ATGAAACATATACGAAAAACGGACCCCAACCTGGTGGCCCTCATCAACGATCTGAAGAGGGAGTCCCGGGAGAGGGAGACCGCCATCTGGCGAGACATTGCTCAGCGCTTGGAGAAGCCCAGCCGCAGCTGGGCCGAGGTCAACCTGAGCAAGTTGGAGAGATACGCGAACGAGGGCGACGTCATCGTCGTCGCCGGAAAGGTACTCGGCGCTGGAAGCCTCAAAAAGAAGGTTACGGTAGCGGCGTTCCGGTTCTCGGAGTCGGCCGCCAAGGCCATAGATGAGGCCGGCGGGAAGAGGATGTCCATAACCGAGCTGGTCGCCGATAACCCCACGGGCAATGGCGTCAGGATCATGGGGTGA
- a CDS encoding DUF4011 domain-containing protein: protein MIPRPASTLEQKIQRWREELLDMSLRNRLLNFQPRSAVRIIAPQASTVFEELVVKGRMISLDEMVKESPGNLAQQPLAADRLWVPHDPRGMDATLKRMRLRARGSIQEQGVNILFLALGMITWYDPKDRSQELMSPLVLVPVELVKEGPLVPFRVRAIDEDIVVNPNLAYKLKVDLSITLPEWPEELTSLDGFLDRVRASISVAPKWEVEASAHLGLFSFAKLSMYQELLVEHERLAKHPFINALAGDPSLLPALPDHPRADRMDAMVRPADSFQILDADSSQQEAIEMAKRGISFVLQGPPGTGKSQTISNIIAEALAQDKRVLFVSEKMAALEVVKGRLEDKGLGDYTLEIHSQKSSKTAVVEELRRCMMPAPVPPVNVDDLRRLELVRDEINGYVNALHIVRGPLGRSAFQVLSRLATLHEAPDLTIAIPDVASMRPEDLEARLRLVGKVQAQRALVERMDVHTWRDLRTDGWKAGEEVAVASALRGLKDGVHRVQEITSGAGAAVGMEPPRSLAEGQKLLSLLHRTGSTPYPMESWLAPGRAAALLQECELLQRAYRQKDDDQRWLRERYHEEVRTLDARGLLYRFEAEHRGMLRSLSSRFKADRALVLQQRRDGRRPDHGEIVSDLRRLVSMEERSRELESREASAAGNLGPRFRGPSTDWGDLRNSLTWTADYVIGLPTPLPSPLVQALCDPSGPGRKLETTAQEGDAAAADLSRSLGEMQRYFELQGRARTQDRSFEELTLFAERHLADLPSMREWLEAASLERACREQGIADLFRIGRDGDLPGGDIVAAFEKRSYRLWFEHVCSLDSRLRDFRGEDREDAIGRFRELDERQMAIAQTRLRAKLAAGIELALSAQAEKGSELAVLKRELAKKKRFKQVRQLFQQCPDIILKLKPCLLMSPLSVSQFLDPAVVRFDMVVFDEASQVRPEDAVGSIMRGGQTIVVGDSKQLPPTSFFRSEAGEAEDEELEDLESILDECTALNIKQHMLLWHYRSRHESLIAFSNQRMYDGLLNTFPSAGHEAGEWGVSFVRVTDGVYERGGSRTNPVEARKVAELVFEHFARTPERSLGVIAFSEAQQMAIIDVIDDLRRERPEFEAHFAEDGDEEFFVKNLESVQGDERDVMIFSVGYGRDPQGRMHQNYGPLNTAGGERRLNVAITRARMHIKLVASIGPEDVDGSMSQGARMLRDYIAYAASGDSRTTLPGAPERVQRLTFGTELEDDVHNALTGEGWKVQKHIGCSSYRIDLAVEDPSRPGSFLLGIVCDGDSYRSGMTARDRDRLRDMVLKGLGWNIHHLWSRDWVDHRGRELERIRAEIARINASRCAPPGNEGASQDTKGDELEGRSLLRTALVDLVRIEGPVDRPGLRISLGRSGMGEVSGDTFDAVLNEMIAEKVVVARGDFVWPVGMSRPPVRGPRGAEAVVLARVAPEELGEAALYVMGSDVMIAKRELFDRVTRFYRHDRLSESDMKRVDDALRRLVAAGYLSSAGSDSFRRPL, encoded by the coding sequence ATGATCCCACGGCCAGCATCAACGTTGGAACAGAAGATCCAGAGATGGCGGGAGGAGCTCCTGGATATGAGCCTAAGGAACCGTCTCCTCAATTTCCAGCCCCGCTCAGCGGTGCGTATCATCGCGCCGCAGGCCTCGACGGTCTTCGAGGAGCTCGTGGTCAAAGGCCGTATGATCTCCTTAGATGAGATGGTGAAGGAGAGCCCTGGTAACCTAGCTCAGCAACCACTGGCCGCGGACCGGTTATGGGTACCTCATGATCCCCGAGGCATGGACGCCACCCTGAAGAGGATGCGTCTGCGGGCCCGCGGGTCCATTCAGGAACAGGGGGTGAACATCCTCTTCCTGGCCTTGGGCATGATCACATGGTACGATCCTAAGGACAGGTCCCAGGAGCTGATGTCACCATTGGTCCTGGTGCCCGTGGAGCTGGTCAAGGAGGGGCCGCTGGTGCCCTTTCGCGTCCGGGCCATCGATGAAGATATCGTCGTCAATCCCAACCTGGCATACAAGCTGAAGGTCGATCTTTCGATCACCCTCCCAGAGTGGCCGGAGGAGCTCACCTCCCTGGACGGGTTCCTGGATAGGGTCAGGGCGTCCATCTCTGTCGCCCCTAAATGGGAGGTGGAGGCCAGCGCCCATCTCGGCCTGTTCTCCTTCGCCAAGCTCAGCATGTACCAGGAGCTGCTGGTGGAGCACGAGAGGTTGGCCAAGCATCCGTTCATCAATGCGCTGGCAGGCGATCCATCGCTTCTCCCGGCCCTGCCCGACCATCCCCGGGCCGATCGCATGGACGCCATGGTGCGCCCCGCCGACTCCTTCCAGATCCTCGATGCCGATTCCTCGCAGCAGGAGGCCATAGAGATGGCCAAGCGGGGTATCAGTTTCGTCCTGCAGGGCCCTCCCGGAACCGGGAAGAGCCAGACCATCAGCAACATTATCGCCGAGGCCCTGGCGCAGGACAAGCGGGTTCTGTTCGTGTCCGAGAAGATGGCCGCCCTGGAGGTGGTCAAGGGCCGTCTGGAGGACAAGGGGCTGGGCGATTACACCCTGGAGATCCACAGCCAGAAGTCCAGCAAGACCGCGGTGGTGGAGGAGCTTCGCCGCTGCATGATGCCCGCTCCAGTACCTCCGGTGAACGTGGACGACCTGAGAAGGCTGGAGCTGGTGCGCGATGAGATCAACGGGTACGTGAACGCACTCCACATCGTGCGCGGTCCCCTGGGCCGCTCGGCGTTCCAGGTCCTCTCCAGATTGGCCACCCTGCACGAGGCTCCGGACCTGACCATCGCCATCCCCGATGTAGCCTCCATGCGCCCCGAGGATCTCGAGGCACGCCTGCGGCTGGTAGGCAAGGTCCAGGCCCAGCGGGCCCTGGTAGAGAGGATGGATGTTCACACCTGGAGGGACCTGCGCACAGACGGCTGGAAGGCCGGGGAAGAGGTGGCCGTGGCCTCGGCCTTGAGGGGGCTCAAGGACGGAGTGCACAGGGTGCAGGAGATCACCTCCGGGGCGGGCGCGGCCGTGGGCATGGAGCCCCCCCGATCCCTTGCCGAGGGCCAGAAGCTGCTGTCCCTGCTCCACAGGACCGGCTCCACCCCCTACCCCATGGAGTCCTGGCTGGCGCCGGGAAGGGCGGCTGCCCTCTTACAGGAGTGTGAACTGCTGCAGAGGGCATACCGCCAGAAGGATGATGATCAGAGGTGGCTCAGAGAGCGCTACCACGAGGAGGTCCGGACCCTGGATGCCCGGGGCCTCCTCTACCGGTTCGAGGCCGAGCACAGGGGTATGCTCCGCTCCCTTAGCTCGCGGTTCAAGGCCGATCGTGCCCTCGTTCTGCAACAACGTAGGGACGGCCGCAGGCCCGATCATGGTGAGATCGTGTCCGACCTCCGCCGTCTGGTGTCCATGGAGGAGCGGTCCCGAGAGCTGGAGTCCAGGGAGGCGTCCGCGGCAGGCAACCTCGGACCTCGGTTCCGCGGGCCCAGCACTGACTGGGGCGACCTGAGGAACAGCCTCACGTGGACCGCTGATTATGTCATAGGACTCCCTACTCCTCTCCCGTCGCCGTTGGTACAGGCCCTGTGCGATCCCTCCGGGCCGGGAAGGAAGCTGGAGACCACAGCCCAGGAGGGCGATGCTGCCGCGGCGGACCTGTCCCGCTCTCTGGGCGAGATGCAGCGCTACTTCGAGCTTCAGGGCAGGGCCAGGACGCAGGACAGGAGCTTCGAGGAGCTTACCCTGTTCGCAGAGCGTCATCTCGCGGACCTGCCGTCGATGAGGGAGTGGCTGGAGGCGGCCTCCCTGGAGAGGGCGTGCCGGGAGCAGGGCATAGCCGACCTGTTCCGGATCGGGAGGGACGGAGACCTTCCGGGAGGGGACATTGTGGCCGCGTTCGAGAAGCGGTCCTACCGCCTATGGTTCGAGCACGTCTGTTCCTTGGATTCTCGCCTTCGTGACTTCCGGGGCGAGGACCGTGAGGACGCCATCGGCCGCTTCCGGGAGTTGGACGAGAGACAGATGGCGATCGCCCAGACGAGGCTCAGGGCCAAGCTGGCCGCGGGGATTGAGCTGGCTCTGAGCGCGCAGGCGGAGAAGGGTAGCGAGCTAGCCGTCTTGAAGCGGGAGCTGGCAAAGAAGAAGAGGTTCAAGCAGGTCCGCCAGCTTTTCCAGCAGTGCCCGGACATCATCCTGAAGCTGAAACCCTGCCTCCTCATGAGCCCCCTATCGGTGAGCCAGTTCCTTGACCCGGCCGTGGTGAGGTTCGACATGGTGGTCTTCGACGAGGCCTCACAGGTGCGGCCAGAGGATGCCGTGGGCTCTATCATGAGAGGGGGCCAGACCATAGTAGTAGGGGACAGCAAGCAGCTTCCTCCCACTTCCTTCTTCAGGAGCGAGGCGGGAGAGGCAGAGGACGAGGAACTGGAGGACCTCGAGAGCATCCTGGACGAGTGCACCGCCCTCAACATCAAGCAGCACATGCTCCTGTGGCACTACCGCAGCCGGCACGAGTCGCTCATCGCCTTCTCCAACCAGCGCATGTACGACGGTTTACTGAACACCTTCCCCTCGGCCGGACATGAGGCAGGGGAATGGGGCGTCAGCTTCGTTCGTGTGACCGATGGAGTGTACGAGAGGGGCGGCAGCCGGACCAATCCCGTGGAGGCAAGGAAGGTGGCCGAGCTGGTGTTCGAGCATTTCGCCCGCACTCCCGAAAGGTCTCTGGGGGTGATCGCCTTCAGCGAGGCACAGCAGATGGCCATTATCGATGTCATCGACGACCTCCGCCGAGAGAGGCCAGAGTTCGAAGCCCACTTCGCCGAGGATGGGGACGAGGAGTTCTTCGTGAAGAACCTGGAGAGCGTTCAGGGCGACGAGCGTGACGTGATGATCTTCTCCGTCGGTTACGGGAGGGACCCCCAGGGCAGGATGCACCAGAACTATGGGCCCCTCAACACTGCAGGGGGGGAGAGAAGGCTCAACGTCGCCATCACCCGGGCGAGGATGCATATCAAGCTGGTGGCGTCCATCGGACCTGAGGACGTGGACGGCTCGATGAGCCAGGGGGCGAGAATGTTGAGGGACTACATCGCCTACGCGGCCAGCGGGGACAGCAGGACCACGCTCCCGGGGGCTCCGGAGAGGGTGCAAAGGCTCACGTTCGGTACGGAGCTGGAGGACGACGTCCACAACGCTCTGACCGGTGAGGGTTGGAAGGTGCAGAAGCATATCGGATGCTCCAGCTACCGCATAGATCTCGCCGTTGAGGATCCCTCAAGACCGGGATCATTTCTGCTGGGCATAGTGTGCGACGGCGACTCCTACCGTTCAGGCATGACCGCGAGGGACCGTGACCGTTTGCGAGACATGGTCCTGAAGGGGCTGGGCTGGAACATCCATCATCTGTGGTCCCGCGATTGGGTGGACCACAGAGGCCGGGAGCTGGAGAGGATCAGGGCGGAGATCGCTAGGATCAACGCCTCCCGGTGTGCCCCCCCAGGGAACGAGGGGGCATCTCAGGACACCAAGGGGGATGAGCTTGAGGGCCGGTCGCTGCTGAGGACCGCCTTGGTGGACCTGGTGAGGATCGAGGGGCCCGTGGATCGACCGGGCCTGAGAATCTCTTTAGGAAGGTCCGGCATGGGGGAGGTGTCCGGGGACACGTTCGATGCCGTCCTTAACGAGATGATCGCAGAGAAGGTGGTCGTGGCCAGAGGGGACTTCGTCTGGCCAGTGGGCATGTCTCGACCTCCTGTGAGGGGGCCCCGGGGGGCGGAGGCAGTGGTGCTCGCCCGCGTGGCCCCGGAGGAACTGGGGGAGGCCGCGCTGTATGTGATGGGTAGCGATGTTATGATCGCCAAGAGGGAGCTCTTCGACAGGGTGACACGCTTCTACCGCCATGATAGGCTGTCGGAGTCGGATATGAAAAGGGTCGATGATGCTCTCAGACGCTTGGTGGCGGCCGGTTATCTATCTTCTGCGGGATCCGACTCCTTTCGTAGGCCCCTGTAG
- a CDS encoding DUF4011 domain-containing protein has protein sequence MVTLSADVVVERISSLRNDLIDITLRNRLVDMGEGCTACMGLIGTSPAEIYRELALRNGSFVVRLGTSEGDASRSIECLHLSSSVGNAKVSSSLMSMYSKAQEVLDAQGVRVLFLAMGSLEWSSDGTQGRRARSPLLLLPVRVTRPPSSVDFELWADGPVLLNPVLEHKLRTEMSLSLPPLSEGVVDVDGYFQELRDLFTGKGWDVTSAAHLGLFELPHMAVHDEFAKYQDMMVAHPVIRVIAQGKGAPDECSGSREAVDAEAFSVLDADSSQREAVSLMLSGTSFVLQGPPGTGKSQTIVNMITEEIARGRKVLFVSEKRYALDTVRKRMETRGLGRYCLDLYDPQRDVREVADELGRCLSSLPSSSTVTFSREEMEQCRKQLDGYVEALHQVREGLGMSFHEVLSRLTELRSVAEVSLGFPGLERMSARYLESLQPLVKDLEKYAPLLETSETHPWADCEVGKWQLSAQSEIMRRLSDLKLSRTRLEEVIKSLCEEYDLPVPRDLKGTNELTDHLRAINLTHYPEESWLISDPAPLLELVEDIQESYRQRLERMTWVKQMYRDGVLDLDLKGMQERALQGSKMTTRLFDHDYRRDMKALESLKRGNRKLKHAQACFELKELVEVSDLISHIQKDERDCAERLGRHFQGDKTDWAKTVKAIEWTREYRAKNGVPQTPGITRLLCSGPDALEGLKTKIDSLDEAAQRLSTAVSAVRERFDLSPLMNGRSVSEVPFQELNDWAQNHLDHATSFQEWTEVVRIQKEARESGLEDLLILASAGKLSPESTWEGVRKRHLMLWHDLLLSRDDRLRLFDRETHERRAARFAELDLDSLEAATSQTRRALERHRGDAFRSISEQSEEQHSIPKSEVSGIGQRGSLGGLFASALDHILAIKPCLMMSPRAVTALLDPTTALFDLLILDEASQMRVEDGIASMLRAKQVVVVGDSMQLPPMDLATGAEGAIAEGRESIMDACSGSLPQRSLLWHYRSRQESLFAFSNERFYGGRLITYPSATLDREDLGVSFVHVPGAIGEEGRCDHSEAEAKKVVDLVLEHVGHRSRDSLGVVAFTETQQVAILAELERRTAQDPALAPLLTRAREESFFVKSLDAVQGDERDVIIISVGHCKDRSGRMFRSLGLLKGEMGRRRLNVAVTRARKHIKLVSSLLPEEIETDANGRDVLRDYLEYAAWPGHEVENGASSGARDPIADDVRERLEERGLKVERDVGMSSGKVDLAIVDDEHPGRYLLGILTDGRSYRKAGGARDRDRLRQEVLTNLGWILHRLWSQDWLSNPQAEVERIVAAVEMSRTAHAEKEADEEMRPLEVLVASLSVVDMAGASDAPNTLTVDDGIAGGGWSSADPEVDGTVMTSLSAAEEVDLSAEGGSISFNSASEETELIVDEVPAAIAAEPDTRAVSQGLMAPDEPLRDLCAIYSRARLHEDPSLVYLFAQDQEAAMREAAIRVVEEEGPVHMTVVRDRVKELVAVSTGKRPSNVDRLIRPAIGGLEEESRIRIEGDFLWPADLRTLRPRRCYSPRRDIDHVCDAEMEAMVRMITARTPNIRVKRVVNDVSDLLGYKRPTAAIKKRVERTLATVAPSRTRKAKDIDDGRMDDLDGFKEGS, from the coding sequence ATGGTCACTCTGAGCGCGGATGTTGTAGTCGAACGTATATCCAGTTTACGAAATGATCTTATCGACATCACCTTGAGGAACAGGCTGGTGGACATGGGAGAGGGGTGCACTGCCTGCATGGGCCTGATCGGAACCTCTCCCGCAGAGATATACCGTGAGCTCGCTCTTCGTAACGGCTCATTCGTCGTCCGCCTCGGGACTTCGGAAGGCGATGCTTCGCGGTCGATCGAGTGCCTCCACTTATCTTCCTCCGTCGGAAACGCCAAGGTCTCCAGTTCGCTCATGTCGATGTACTCCAAGGCGCAGGAGGTCCTAGACGCCCAGGGCGTCCGCGTCCTGTTCCTCGCCATGGGCAGCCTGGAGTGGTCGAGTGACGGCACTCAGGGCAGGAGGGCACGCTCCCCTTTGCTCTTATTACCGGTCCGCGTCACGCGTCCACCGTCCTCGGTGGACTTCGAGCTGTGGGCCGACGGGCCGGTCCTGCTCAACCCTGTCCTGGAGCATAAACTGCGCACAGAGATGTCGCTGTCCCTCCCCCCTCTCTCTGAGGGCGTGGTGGACGTGGATGGTTACTTCCAAGAGTTGCGCGATCTTTTCACGGGGAAAGGCTGGGACGTGACGTCGGCGGCACACCTGGGCCTTTTCGAGCTGCCCCATATGGCCGTCCACGACGAGTTCGCCAAGTACCAGGACATGATGGTCGCTCATCCGGTGATAAGAGTTATCGCCCAGGGCAAAGGCGCTCCGGACGAGTGCTCCGGCTCCAGGGAAGCGGTCGACGCGGAGGCGTTCAGCGTCCTGGACGCGGATTCCAGCCAAAGGGAGGCGGTCTCGCTGATGCTCTCCGGGACCAGCTTCGTGCTGCAGGGCCCCCCTGGTACTGGCAAGAGCCAGACCATAGTGAACATGATCACCGAGGAGATCGCGCGAGGACGCAAGGTCCTTTTCGTTTCGGAGAAGAGGTATGCTCTGGATACGGTCCGGAAACGGATGGAGACGAGAGGCTTGGGTCGGTACTGTCTCGATCTGTACGACCCCCAGCGGGACGTCCGCGAAGTGGCCGACGAGCTCGGCAGATGCCTGTCATCCCTCCCGTCCTCCTCCACGGTGACCTTCTCCCGTGAGGAGATGGAGCAATGCCGCAAACAGCTGGACGGATACGTGGAAGCCCTCCATCAGGTGAGGGAGGGCCTGGGAATGTCCTTCCATGAGGTTCTATCCCGCCTCACCGAGCTGAGATCGGTAGCGGAGGTCTCCCTGGGCTTCCCCGGACTGGAGAGGATGAGCGCCAGATACCTGGAGTCCCTGCAGCCTCTGGTAAAGGACTTGGAGAAGTATGCTCCTCTGCTGGAAACGAGCGAGACGCACCCCTGGGCGGACTGCGAGGTAGGGAAATGGCAGCTGAGCGCGCAGTCGGAGATCATGCGCCGGCTTTCGGACCTTAAGCTTTCCCGGACCCGCCTCGAGGAGGTCATTAAGAGCCTGTGCGAGGAGTATGACCTTCCCGTCCCCCGGGACCTCAAGGGCACCAACGAGCTGACCGACCATCTCCGGGCGATCAACCTCACCCACTATCCTGAGGAGAGTTGGCTGATCAGCGACCCCGCTCCCCTGCTGGAGCTCGTGGAGGACATCCAGGAATCATACAGGCAGCGCCTGGAAAGGATGACCTGGGTGAAACAGATGTACCGCGATGGGGTCCTCGACCTGGACCTCAAGGGTATGCAGGAGAGGGCCCTCCAGGGCAGCAAGATGACCACGAGGCTCTTCGACCACGACTACCGCAGGGACATGAAGGCATTGGAGAGCCTGAAACGGGGGAACCGCAAGCTCAAGCATGCTCAGGCGTGCTTCGAGCTCAAGGAGCTGGTCGAGGTCTCGGACCTGATCTCCCACATCCAGAAGGATGAGAGGGATTGCGCCGAGCGTCTGGGAAGGCACTTCCAAGGGGACAAGACGGACTGGGCCAAGACCGTCAAGGCCATCGAGTGGACGCGCGAGTACCGCGCCAAGAACGGGGTCCCACAGACCCCCGGCATCACGCGCCTCCTGTGTTCCGGTCCCGACGCCCTCGAGGGCCTCAAGACCAAGATCGACTCCCTGGACGAGGCCGCACAGCGCCTGTCCACGGCCGTTTCGGCGGTAAGGGAACGTTTCGACCTGAGCCCATTGATGAACGGTAGGAGCGTCAGCGAGGTGCCGTTCCAGGAGCTGAACGACTGGGCCCAGAACCATCTTGATCACGCCACCTCCTTCCAGGAGTGGACAGAGGTGGTGCGGATACAGAAGGAGGCGCGGGAGAGCGGATTGGAGGACCTCTTGATATTAGCCTCGGCCGGAAAGCTTTCTCCGGAGAGCACTTGGGAGGGAGTTCGCAAGCGGCACCTCATGCTGTGGCACGACCTTCTTCTGTCCCGTGACGACAGGCTTCGGCTCTTCGACCGGGAGACCCATGAGCGCAGGGCGGCCCGCTTTGCAGAGCTGGACCTCGATAGTTTGGAGGCGGCCACCTCGCAGACCAGACGGGCGCTCGAAAGGCACCGCGGTGATGCCTTCAGGAGCATCTCGGAGCAGAGCGAGGAACAGCATTCCATACCCAAGAGTGAGGTATCCGGCATTGGGCAGAGGGGGTCCCTGGGGGGATTGTTCGCCTCGGCCTTGGACCACATACTTGCGATAAAGCCCTGCCTCATGATGAGCCCCCGGGCGGTCACCGCCCTTCTGGACCCTACCACCGCCCTCTTCGACCTGCTTATCCTTGATGAGGCCTCACAGATGCGCGTAGAGGACGGGATAGCCAGCATGCTCCGCGCCAAGCAGGTGGTGGTAGTGGGGGACAGCATGCAGCTGCCCCCGATGGACCTGGCCACGGGTGCCGAGGGAGCGATAGCGGAGGGTCGAGAGAGCATTATGGACGCGTGCTCGGGGTCGCTGCCCCAGAGATCGCTCTTGTGGCATTACCGGTCGCGGCAGGAGTCGCTGTTCGCGTTCTCCAACGAAAGATTCTACGGTGGACGGTTGATAACCTACCCGTCAGCAACGTTGGACCGGGAGGACCTGGGCGTTTCGTTCGTCCACGTGCCGGGGGCGATCGGAGAAGAGGGCAGGTGCGACCACAGCGAGGCGGAGGCCAAGAAGGTGGTCGACCTGGTCCTGGAGCATGTCGGTCATCGTTCCCGAGATTCCCTGGGAGTGGTGGCATTCACCGAAACCCAGCAGGTGGCCATCCTGGCGGAGCTGGAGCGCAGGACCGCCCAGGATCCCGCTCTGGCACCTCTGCTCACCCGCGCCAGGGAGGAGTCCTTCTTCGTCAAGAGTCTGGATGCCGTGCAGGGGGACGAGAGGGACGTGATCATAATTTCCGTGGGCCACTGTAAGGACCGATCGGGCAGGATGTTCAGGAGCTTGGGCCTGCTCAAAGGCGAGATGGGCAGGAGGCGCCTGAACGTCGCCGTCACTCGGGCGAGGAAGCACATCAAGCTCGTCTCCTCGCTGCTGCCGGAGGAGATCGAGACTGATGCCAATGGAAGGGACGTGCTAAGGGATTATCTAGAATACGCCGCATGGCCCGGGCACGAAGTGGAGAATGGAGCGAGTTCGGGCGCACGGGACCCCATCGCGGACGACGTCCGTGAGCGGTTGGAGGAGCGCGGCCTGAAGGTGGAGAGGGATGTGGGGATGTCCTCCGGCAAGGTCGATCTGGCCATAGTCGATGATGAGCATCCTGGAAGATACCTTCTGGGCATCCTTACTGACGGCCGGTCCTACCGCAAGGCAGGAGGCGCCAGGGACCGGGATCGGCTCCGGCAGGAGGTCCTCACCAACTTAGGTTGGATACTCCACCGCCTCTGGTCCCAGGATTGGCTAAGCAACCCCCAGGCGGAGGTGGAGCGGATCGTGGCCGCCGTGGAGATGAGCAGGACTGCGCACGCGGAGAAGGAGGCCGATGAGGAGATGAGACCACTAGAGGTCCTGGTGGCCTCGCTGTCAGTGGTGGATATGGCCGGGGCGTCCGATGCACCTAACACCTTGACCGTCGATGACGGCATCGCGGGCGGAGGCTGGAGCTCTGCCGATCCGGAGGTGGACGGTACCGTAATGACGTCCCTGTCGGCCGCGGAAGAGGTCGACCTATCCGCTGAGGGCGGGTCCATCTCCTTTAACAGCGCCTCGGAGGAGACCGAGCTCATTGTGGATGAGGTGCCCGCCGCCATCGCCGCCGAGCCGGACACCAGGGCCGTAAGCCAGGGGCTAATGGCCCCGGACGAGCCCCTGAGGGACCTGTGCGCGATCTATTCCCGGGCCCGGCTGCATGAGGACCCGTCCCTGGTCTACCTATTTGCGCAGGACCAAGAAGCGGCGATGCGGGAGGCGGCCATCAGGGTGGTCGAGGAGGAAGGTCCGGTCCATATGACCGTCGTCCGGGACCGGGTCAAGGAGCTGGTCGCGGTCTCCACAGGGAAGCGCCCCTCAAACGTGGACAGGCTTATACGGCCGGCGATCGGCGGTCTGGAGGAAGAGAGCAGGATCAGGATAGAGGGCGACTTCTTGTGGCCCGCGGACCTCAGGACTCTGCGCCCCCGGCGCTGTTACTCACCACGGCGCGACATCGATCATGTGTGCGATGCTGAGATGGAGGCCATGGTGAGGATGATAACCGCCAGGACCCCCAACATCAGGGTGAAAAGGGTGGTGAACGATGTCTCCGACCTCCTGGGCTACAAGAGGCCTACCGCTGCCATCAAGAAACGGGTCGAGAGGACACTGGCCACCGTCGCCCCGAGCAGGACGAGGAAGGCCAAAGATATCGACGATGGACGCATGGATGACCTAGATGGCTTCAAAGAGGGGAGCTGA